One Siniperca chuatsi isolate FFG_IHB_CAS linkage group LG3, ASM2008510v1, whole genome shotgun sequence genomic region harbors:
- the taf5 gene encoding transcription initiation factor TFIID subunit 5, whose product MAAVQGGLVDTDEEKDIKTEPSNDGCGNNNANDGRVLSTSPGSSASAGSNKTPAGAPEDQQTLLAVLQFLRKNKLTESVEILRREAGLPEDSLDLKGGDSSGAGSGGAAGSVATEGGDVSSLLSRVTVSSSAAAQAPTKAPGEDQPDVNVVLSAYSQQGDPALYGVYYSGLKRFIESVLDCHRAELSQVFYPLFVHMYLELVYNNHENEAKVFFEKFSGDQECYYEEDLRILSSLTKKEHMRGNETLLDFRTSKFVLRISRDSYQLLKRHLQERQNNQIWNIIQEHLYIDIFDGMPRSKSQIDAMSGSLAGEAKREANKAKVYYGLLKEPEIELPLDDEDEEAENEEGKPKKKKPKKDSIGSKSKKQDPNAPSQTRIPLPELKDSDKLDKIMYLKESTKRIRLGPDNLPSICFYSFLNAYQGLTAVDFTDDSSLIAGGFADSTVRVWSVTPKKLRKVKSAADLNLIDKESDDVLERIMDEKTASESKILYGHSGPVYGISFSPDRNYLLSSSEDGTVRLWSLQTFTCLVGYKGHNYPVWDTQFSPHGYYFLSGGHDRVARLWATDHYQPLRMFSGHLADVTCTRFHPNSNYVVTGSSDRTIRLWDVLNGNCVRIFTGHKGPIHALAFSPNGKFLASGATDGRVLLWDIGHGLMIGELKGHTDTIYSLKFSRDGEILASGSMDNTVRLWDAMKAFDDLETDDFTAATGHIHLQDNSQELLLGTYMSKSTPVVHLHFTRRNLLLAAGAYNP is encoded by the exons atggcGGCCGTACAAGGTGGTCTGGTCGACACGGATgaagaaaaagacattaaaacagaACCATCAAACGATGGCTGTGGAAATAATAATGCAAACGACGGCAGAGTGCTCTCTACGTCCCCCGGCTCCAGTGCTTCTGCTGGAAGTAATAAAACTCCGGCGGGAGCCCCGGAGGACCAGCAGACGCTGCTGGCAGTCCTGCAATTCctcagaaaaaacaaattgaCCGAGTCCGTCGAAATTTTGCGTCGTGAAGCGGGGTTACCGGAGGATTCACTGGATCTGAAAGGAGGTGATTCCTCCGGGGCAGGCTCGGGAGGTGCTGCCGGCAGTGTGGCCACAGAAGGCGGGGATGTGAGCTCTCTTCTCAGCCGGGTGACCGTCTCATCCTCCGCTGCAGCCCAGGCGCCAACCAAAG CTCCTGGGGAGGATCAGCCAGACGTCAACGTGGTGCTGTCAGCTTACAGCCAGCAGGGAGACCCGGCTCTGTACGGGGTTTACTACAGCGGCCTGAAGAGGTTCATAGAATCGGTTTTGGACTGTCACCGAGCAGAACTGTCCCAAGTCTTCTACCCGCTGTTTGTCCACATGTATCTGGAGCTGGTGTACAACAATCACGAAAATGAGGCCAAGGTGTTCTTTGAAAA GTTCAGCGGGGATCAAGAGTGCTACTACGAAGAGGACTTGCGCATTTTGTCCAGCCTGACTAAGAAGGAGCACATGAGAGGCAATGAGACCCTGCTGGACTTCCGCACCAGCAAGTTTGTGCTGCGTATCTCCCGTGACTCTTACCAACTGCTGAAGAGGCACCTGCAGGAGCGTCAGAACAATCAGATCTGGAATATCATCCAAGAGCACCTCTACATTGACATCTTTGATGGCATGCCACGCAGCAAGAGCCAGATTGATGCCATGTCTGGCAGCTTGGCTGGAGAGGCCAAGCGAGAGGCCAATAAGGCTAAG GTTTACTATGGACTGCTGAAGGAACCAGAAATTGAGCTGCCTCttgatgatgaggatgaggaggcaGAGAATGAGGAGGGTAAACCCAAGAAGAAGAAACCCAAAAAGGACAGCATAGGCTCTAAGAGCAAGAAGCAGGATCCTAACGCGCCATCACAGACTAG GATACCTCTTCCAGAACTCAAGGATTCAGACAAGCTGGACAAGATCATGTACTTGAAGGAGTCCACCAAGAGGATCCGCCTGGGACCAGATAACCTCCCCTCCATCTGCTTCTACTCTTTTCTCAATGCCTACCAG GGTCTGACTGCAGTGGACTTCACAGATGACTCCAGCCTGATTGCAGGTGGCTTCGCTGACTCCACAGTGCGGGTGTGGAGCGTCACACCGAAAAAGCTCCGCAAGGTCAAGTCTGCGGCAG ACTTGAATCTGATTGACAAAGAGTCAGATGATGTGCTGGAGAGGATCATGGATGAGAAGACGGCCAGTGAGTCAAAGATCCTCTACGGACACAGTGGCCCGGTGTATGGCATCAGCTTCAGCCCAGACAG AAACTACTTGTTGTCAAGTTCTGAAGATGGTACAGTCAGGCTGTGGAGTCTCCAAACATTTACTTGTCTGGTGGGCTACAAAGGCCACAACTACCCAGTGTGGGACACCCAGTTTTCCCCCCATGGGTACTATTTTCTCTCCGGGGGACATGACAGAGTTGCCCG TCTGTGGGCAACAGATCACTACCAGCCTCTGCGGATGTTCTCTGGTCACCTAGCTGATGTCACTTGCACCCGCTTCCACCCCAACTCCAATTATGTCGTCACAGGGTCATCTGATCGCACAATCCGGCTCTGGGATGTCCTGAATGGAAACTGCGTCCGAATCTTCACAGGTCACAAG GGTCCTATCCACGCGCTGGCTTTCTCTCCCAATGGAAAGTTCTTGGCTTCAGGGGCCACTGACGGCAGAGTTCTTCTGTGGGACATCGGTCACGGGCTGATGATTGGAGAACTTAAAGGCCACACAGATACCATCTACTCCCTCAAGTTCAGCAGAGACGGCGAGATCCTTGCCTCCG GCTCCATGGACAACACGGTCCGTCTGTGGGATGCTATGAAAGCATTTGATGATTTAGAGACTGATGATTTTACAGCAGCTACAGGACACATCCATCTACAAGATAACTCCCAGGAGCTTCTGCTGGGTACCTACATGTCTAAATCCACACCTGTAGTACACCTTCACTTCACCCGCAggaacctgctgctggctgctggGGCCTACAATCCATGA
- the atp5md gene encoding ATP synthase membrane subunit DAPIT, mitochondrial, with translation MGGHDAGTQHQFTGIAKYFNAYTITGRRNCVLLTYASIAAIALFFKLKPKKQAAVTEK, from the exons atgggaggacatgACGCAGGAACGCAGCACCAGTTCACTGGGATTGCTAAGTACTTCAATGCATACACAATCACAGGAAGGAGGAAT TGTGTTTTGCTCACATATGCCAGCATAGCAGCCATTGCCCTTTTCTTCAAATTGAAGCCCAAGAAACAGGCAGCCGTCACAGAAAAGTGA